In Drosophila subpulchrella strain 33 F10 #4 breed RU33 chromosome 3R, RU_Dsub_v1.1 Primary Assembly, whole genome shotgun sequence, the following are encoded in one genomic region:
- the LOC119561038 gene encoding uncharacterized protein LOC119561038, translated as MYPLQISMSEIYFSKYLIRTGDSKFVFKMYACRLIARSLNGSSLILRQLLIQKPLNSARLLASKGSKDVKASGPTTIGPGGNIVVPPVTLKVTPFRPPPDLPYDDRNMLMGRVLSPHLSIYKIQLTSTLSAFLRISGFVLAVFVWVLGIGGLVLQGDMEGFVKQVEKCDCHGLVTMTKVMVVMPFAYHLVAGTRHMIWYLNKFLTIPEIYATGYVAVALSIALAAGLLAVNVGEKAKEEVVDLSKPLKKGQKAPPKKDEKKDAKKDAPKDAKKDAKDPKKDAKGKKKEDEGKK; from the exons ATTTGATAAGAACTGGTGACagtaaatttgtatttaaaatgtacGCTTG TCGCTTAATTGCACGAAGTCTAAATGGAAGCAGTCTGATCCTGAGGCAGCTGCTCATCCAGAAACCGCTGAACTCGGCTCGCCTGCTGGCTAGCAAAGGATCGAAGGATGTTAAGGCTAGTGGACCCACGACAATTGGTCCTGGTGGTAATATAGTGGTGCCGCCAGTCACCCTTAAAGTGACACCCTTTCGCCCACCCCCCGATTTGCCATATGATGACCGCAATATGTTGATGGGACGCGTGTTGTCGCCCCACTTGTCCATCTACAAGATCCAACTGACTTCGACCTTGTCGGCATTCTTGCGTATTAGCGGCTTTGTCCTGGCGGTTTTCGTTTGGGTCCTGGGCATCGGAGGACTCGTCCTGCAAGGAGATATGGAGGGATTTGTGAAACAGGTCGAGAAATGCGACTGTCACGGCCTTGTGACGATGACCAAGGTGATGGTGGTGATGCCATTTGCCTACCACTTGGTTGCAGGCACCCGCCATATGATCTGGTACTTGAACAAATTTCTCACGATCCCAGAGATCTATGCCACCGGGTATGTGGCTGTGGCTCTGTCAATTGCCCTGGCTGCTGGTTTACTAGCCGTGAATGTCGGCGAAAAGGCCAAGGAGGAGGTGGTGGATCTCAGCAAGCCATTGAAGAAGGGCCAAAAGGCCCCTCCGAAAAAGGACGAGAAGAAGGATGCTAAGAAAGATGCTCCCAAGGATGCCAAGAAAGATGCAAAGGACCCTAAAAAGGATGctaagggcaaaaagaaggaAGATGAGGGCAAGAAATGA